From a single bacterium genomic region:
- a CDS encoding type 4a pilus biogenesis protein PilO, protein MALKIGDLSKVPPRQKLLLTLLICGLVVMGYYYLYYREASQRIGAMETQLASLQSKIREQQAIAGNLRSFQDEVRRLETQLSLLLEQLPNSAEIPSLLKSVSDLGKESGLEFLRFAPTAEVKKEFYAEIPVTIAINGDYHSFALFSDKLAHYPRIVNLSNIAFSAPKPSGDNLVLVTVNCTATTYRFLDQQPAAAPKPADKGKKK, encoded by the coding sequence ATGGCGCTAAAAATCGGCGATCTTTCGAAGGTGCCGCCCCGGCAGAAGCTCCTGCTTACCCTCCTGATCTGCGGCCTCGTCGTCATGGGGTACTACTACCTTTACTACCGGGAGGCGTCCCAGCGCATCGGCGCGATGGAGACCCAACTGGCGAGCCTTCAGAGCAAGATCCGGGAGCAGCAGGCGATCGCCGGCAACCTGCGTTCCTTCCAGGATGAAGTCCGGCGGCTCGAGACGCAACTTTCGCTTCTGCTCGAGCAGCTTCCGAACTCCGCGGAGATCCCCTCCCTGTTGAAGAGCGTTTCCGACCTCGGGAAGGAATCCGGGCTCGAATTCCTTCGCTTCGCCCCGACCGCCGAGGTCAAGAAGGAGTTCTACGCCGAGATCCCCGTGACGATCGCCATCAACGGCGACTATCACAGTTTTGCCCTCTTTTCCGACAAGTTGGCGCACTATCCCCGGATCGTGAACCTTTCGAACATCGCTTTTTCCGCTCCGAAACCGTCCGGTGACAACCTCGTGCTGGTGACCGTCAACTGCACGGCCACGACCTATCGCTTCCTCGATCAACAGCCCGCCGCCGCTCCCAAGCCGGCGGACAAGGGGAAGAAAAAATGA
- a CDS encoding pilus assembly protein PilP, with translation MRHISLLVGILSAVFLLAGGIGCSKEPTSTQPVVKRQAPKPEAKAPPAPPAEVQAKKVETVVLYDPRGKRDPFVSFVKVEQRRRATVNTESLPPLQRYELGELKFVGVIWTKKGARGLLEDAEGKGYSVTVGTRIGRAGGVVSRITGKEIFVKEQFVGNRGETIVKESGIQLTTAGGK, from the coding sequence GTGCGACACATCTCCCTGCTCGTTGGGATCCTCTCCGCGGTTTTCCTCCTCGCCGGAGGGATCGGCTGTTCCAAGGAGCCGACGTCGACGCAGCCGGTGGTGAAGCGACAGGCGCCAAAGCCCGAAGCGAAGGCTCCGCCCGCTCCTCCGGCGGAGGTTCAGGCGAAAAAAGTCGAGACGGTCGTCCTCTACGATCCCCGGGGGAAACGGGATCCGTTCGTTTCATTCGTCAAGGTCGAGCAGCGCAGGAGGGCCACGGTCAATACCGAGTCGCTCCCGCCCCTGCAACGGTACGAACTCGGTGAATTGAAGTTCGTCGGGGTCATCTGGACGAAGAAGGGCGCGCGGGGTCTTCTGGAGGACGCCGAGGGGAAGGGGTACTCCGTGACGGTGGGAACTCGGATCGGCCGCGCGGGCGGCGTCGTCAGCCGGATCACCGGGAAGGAGATTTTCGTGAAGGAACAGTTCGTCGGTAATCGGGGGGAAACGATCGTCAAGGAAAGCGGAATCCAGCTCACCACGGCAGGAGGAAAATAA